From the genome of Leptospira brenneri, one region includes:
- a CDS encoding helix-turn-helix domain-containing protein, with protein MKDLDTPGKRLRWFIKVVLHITQLEVATEVGLTQATISNYMNDSREMDIAFLSKLRQRFQLNPTWIINGEGDPKLPSESEIQDSLSEFDKLRSLNFQMQSDEALTDVIKSAQELAKADRAGLELVRDLAKRLLTK; from the coding sequence ATGAAGGATTTGGATACGCCAGGGAAAAGATTACGCTGGTTTATTAAGGTAGTGTTGCATATAACACAACTGGAAGTTGCAACTGAAGTGGGCTTAACTCAGGCCACGATAAGTAACTACATGAATGATTCGCGCGAGATGGATATCGCCTTTTTGTCGAAACTAAGACAAAGGTTTCAGTTAAACCCTACTTGGATTATAAATGGAGAAGGAGATCCGAAACTGCCGTCAGAATCGGAAATTCAAGATTCATTATCTGAATTCGATAAACTTAGATCATTAAATTTTCAGATGCAGTCTGACGAAGCGTTAACCGATGTTATTAAGAGTGCTCAAGAATTAGCAAAAGCTGATCGTGCAGGGCTGGAACTGGTTAGAGATTTGGCAAAAAGATTACTTACGAAATAA